From the genome of Nicotiana tabacum cultivar K326 chromosome 17, ASM71507v2, whole genome shotgun sequence:
ttcaaaaattgGGAGAATGAGTTCAAAATTCTCGTCCCTTAGCTATTTGTCTAGTCGCAAATGTCTCAAATGCGACATGTGGTTCGTAATTGCGTACCCCGCAAATGCAAAGAATCACTCGCAAAAGTGCAGACCCTTCCATCTCTGCTGTCATCTCAATTGCGATGAAacgtttgcaattgcgaaccttggACCTCCGCAAATGTGACCAtgtagatcgcaaatgcgaacaagctCTCCCCAAGtacttatcgcaaatgcgaacccagcaGACTTGGcctaccttcgcaaatgcgaaccaaaaactcgcaaatgcgagatctgaggCCTGTGCAGAAAAACTAGCAAACTTTAATTCCAACAACACTCTGCTAAGCGTCTGAAACTCTCCGGGAATatccacataagtctaaaaatatcatacgaactcgctcgcactatcaaaactcaaaaataacatctaaaactacgaattgagcTCTAAggcgcatgaatttcaaagaaattttcaagaacttctagagttacaactaagcgtctgaatcctatTATAGGGACTCCAAACGGCACCAATTTTTGCAGACAAATTCTAAAtaccataacggacctattccaagtcccaaaatctaATTCCAAATttgatagctaaaagtcaacctacgattaaacttttcaactttaaattactaaatttcggtaaatcaacctacagacttcaaaaattaattacgggcatatgcctaagtcctaaatcacgatacgaagctatctCGGCCATAAAAATACAGTTTCAGGGTcatttttacaaaagtcaaagtttgttcaatattttcaaatttaaacttctaagtcaagaatcaagggtcAAAATCAATTCGAAATCATCCCGGAACGAAACTAACAAACCCCGCACTTCATAAAAGCATAAACACACAAGTGTGAAGCAATAAAAGGGGTAACAGGGAGTAATTACATAAAATGACCTATCAGATCGTTACATTTaaccttaatgagaagcttttatagctaGGGTGCATAGAAAACCGATAAACCGCACCAAACctataatccgagtcaaaccggaaAAAAAAACCTCAAttgtggtttggtttgatttagttCAGTATTGAAAAAGCAACCCGACCATAactagtttggtttggttttaactaaaaaagtcaaaccgaaaccaaaccgaaaccaaaccaacacGATAGTATatttatacaatttttaaaaatattttatatatataaatatttattgtaatgtaatttataaatatttcttaaacttttcagagttttatcttttaacgtattactTCAAGTTTGGACTTAAACATTTtggaatggtaaataaattttatagcccataaatgtagtaactcaaacaaagttcaaatcaatactaatactaacaaaagaaattcaattcagcACTAGGAATAATGATAATGTTTGATATCTATGTTTTAGCTTTACATTGATTTATAATGATAATGcgtaacttagtttatcttttttgttatgtaattaatagtacttattagctatattattttagcatgacctctataatatttttagatgatgttaatttttattaaggcttattaattaacaatatttgctttatgcaattttattacatttgttattgaatattttagtataatgttatgacatatctcatattattgtattattttcttaaaaaatacattatatagttgtatcttattaAGACTTAAAGAAATATTTAgtgcacaagttacatattttgtgtTATGAATACTTTACCGGAAAAACtccgaaaaaatgaaaaatacgaaaaaatcgagattgaaaagcCCGATATTATTAgtttggtttatagatttaaaaaccCGATATCACTGATTTgatttgataattaaaaaatcaGAACCAATCTGACCTATGTACATCCctatttatagtcacacaaatattatggccaACAAAACTTTTGTCCCCTAAGTTTTTAAGACCACATGTTCCAAAgtattcattttttttatcttaAACTTTGTGTCAAGTAAAACTACTATCATCTAATTCAATATTAAATTCGGAAtcgtgtaaaaattcattaacaAATTAAATATCATTATTAATACACTGCTAACGGTCGGTTATCAATTACTCCTGTCCTCCATACCTAAAAggcaatttattttaaaaaagcaAAAGATTTCACAAAGAAATAACTGACAATCTACTTCGAATGTCCTTCACAAGCTCACAAATGGAATTGTAGGATGAACCTCCATCACTTAGTGCATTTTCCGCACTCATCTTTAATTTCTTAGCCTTTTCCCTTATAGTCTTTCCTTCTTTTGTGTGCATCAACATTCTCACCATTCCCTCTATCTCCTCTCTCTTCACCACCTTCGTCGGCAAAACCGCCGGCCGAATCGCCACCCCTAGCTCCTCCGTCAACATGGAGGCGTTCATTTTTTGTTCAGCATATAGTGGCCATGCAATCATAGGAACCCCATTTGTCAAACTCTCCACTGTTGAATTCCATCCACAATGAGTCAAAAATCCACCCACGGATGAGTGGCCCAAAATTTCGACTTGTTTGGCCCACATAGACACTACTAAGCCCATCCCATTAGTCCTAGTTAAGAACCCTTCCGGCAAGTATCCCGACATGCCACGTGTCTCTTTGCCTGTAGAGTTCATATAGGCACTATCTGCATCACCGTCGAACGGGGGACGTACAACCCAAACAAATTTCTGTTGGCTTAATTCTAAACCCAATGCAAGCTCGGTCATTTGCTGAGTTGAAAGTGTTCCACCGCTTCCAAAAGATACATATAGAACCGACCCATGATTTTGCTTGTCTAACCATTGAATCACCTGTTGAGAAATATgaatgaattggaacaagttAAATAACACTGTACATATAGAACTGAGTTAAGATTTTGCTTGTCTTACCATTGAAcctattttgaaaatatgaacGAAGAACACAAATAATGTACAGGCTTAGGCTAGAAATATAGTAATAAATCCCTCAATATATGTAGAACTGATTGAAGATTTTGATTGTCTAGTGATCATCCTTTGAGAAATATCACAAACGATTTAGGGTTGAAGTATGTTAAATGAGTAAAACTTTTAGCAAAAGTGATATTTGCTTTATCTTCTTAGCAAGTTTACTATGAGATCGAAAGCAAATAGCTTTACTGGACAATATATACAGCCTTTTAAATTATTGCACTAAGCAAATAGtggaaaattctaattaaaaagaaagatttttttttattttaggtgCATGACTCTGGAAAAGAAATAATTTATTGGAGAAAAATAGAGAAGATATTTGATAATACAAGAAAGATTAGAAGGTACTAGCTTTTTTATACAAAGTAAACAACAATTAATAGGGAAGAAAAACTAACTCATTAGGACGAAAGGACGCCATACTTTCAAGTTTCATCTTAATGAAAAAtacttttctattttttatatttaaaaaaaaaaattagcgtTACCTCATCACGTTCAGTTGTTTCAACTGTTCTCCTCAAGGGACCAACTGGAAATATTGGAAAAACAGGCATCTTTAGTACCGATCTCAACTTCTCATTATTTCGAAGTGCTTTAATAGTCTCAGGTTCTAAATCTTCCCAAGTATTAATCAAGATTCCATCAAAAGCTGCGTATTCCATTCCTAGCTTTACATACTCTTCATACTGCTGATCACTCCGATCCAGCAACGGATCCACCACGTCATCAGGTCGCAGTGCTTTGCAACCTGGAATTTTCAAAGGATCTTTAAGATCAACATATTCACCCTCAACTTCTTTGTCAAAAACTTGGCAATATATAGCTAATGCTAATGTCCACGCAGTAGTTGGATGGTACGCGTACttagaaattttaaattcttcagCAATTGGCAATATTTGTGTGCAAAAAATGTCGACAATTAAAGCATCTGGACGATGAGTCATGGAAGCTATAGTGGAATGAATTTTGGGCAAGGCTTCGCGCACCATTAGTCGTAATTGAGTGAAAACTTTAGTGCTGGAATTTATTAGGTGGGAAATATCGACTGAAGGAATGGGAATTATTTCTATGGTTTTTTTCTCATTGGTGAGAGTGGATTTCTTGAGAAATTCAGTTTCTGCTGAAGAAGAGCTGGTTGTGATAGCAAgaattgtaattttgatgttatAGTGAGCGGCTAATCGGTTGCCTAAGACTAGAACTGGGATTAAATGACCCATTCCAGGGCTTGAGAGTATAGCAATATGAAGCTGTGATCTATCCATTACAGATATTATttcagaaaagagagaaaaagaatttttaaaatacTAGCTAGGACAAGTTTTGGAGAGGAAAATTTCTTGAATTGTACAGAGTAAAAACCATTTATTTATGGGCTTTATAGGAACCAGAAAGTTTggaaaaacaataaataatttgtTGAATCAAACTGAACAGAAGTCTAATGCGTGCGGTTTCAAAGGGACATGCATGAGAATCTATTTTAATTTAAAGggaaaaaaaacaagaaacaaacaaacatgattgtCAATTCTTTAGCCAAGTAGGGTCAGCAGATTTAATTTAAGAACCACTAACATTGAGGGATGAAACCTATCTGTGAACATTTGCGTGATAATAATATTCACTACCGGTTTTTTATGACCAAAGATCCAAGTACCGGCGGAGTTTAATTTATGGAGTGGGTGAATAGACTTAATGGCACTTATACTTAGCCACTTTGTTATGCCGGTtcttgaacttagaaatttgccAATTGAACGCTTACACTCATTCAAACCGTGAATAATAAACGTTTATCCTACGTGGCTGATTCTATGTGTCATATTTAGCTTTAGTGTGATTCACACGCTTGTAAGGGGCGTGAAGGCCGTTTAGAAAGCCCTAACGGTAATAATGTCGCCTATTTAACAGACATATTCTTCTCTCTACCTTATTCTccattgttgaacattatagaagCTGATTTCTATCCAAATATAATGCCTTCTTCTTTCTTTGTTAGCTTCAAcagtgcaaaaaaaaaaaaattttgttgGGATTCTTCATTGCCCATCAATTTTTTCCATCTCCTTTTCTTTTGAAAGTCGATTTTTTTCTCTTCTCCGGCAAGAAATAAGTTACTGGCGCGTCTTCTACTTTAGCAATGAAGAAGGAACTTTTGTGTTATTATGGACTTGCTGCAGATCTTAAAATGTCACGAATACTCACCAATCCTGGAAGAAGGTTCCTAGGCTGCCGAAGATATGAGATTGGTGAAGGTTGTGGCTTTTTCTGATGGGTTGATCCTGCGATTGAGGAAGAGTACTACAAGACTCTTATTGCGGGTCTTATTAAGAAGAGTGATCGATGCCATTGTTAGAGAAGACAAGGAAGGTCGAAGTTCAGAGTTGCTGCTATTATAATTGCGGTTGTAGTTGTTCTAATGTTAGCTCTTATATTATGTGTTTAGGATTGATAGTGTACTTTCTTATTTCCTGGGTTTAGACTACATATTTTGTGTTGATCTAAAATTTTGTTCATGGAATATATTGACAAAGGTTCCATTACAGCAACAAGTACAGGAACTACTAATATCATGGTATGTTATATGCAGTTAATAAAATACCCAAAATAAGGAAGTTGCTTTACAAAATATTATCTACGATAGGCAAtcaacaaaaatatacataatgaaGTAGCTTTACAAAATATTGTCTACCACAGGCAGTCAACAAAAACATCCATGATTAAGTCTTCAAAATATCAGTTGAGCACTTCAATTAATGTCTGTTGTGGCTTGGTTCCTTGGTGTGGATTGTGTCATTGGTGTGGCTTGAGGTTGTAGCAGAGTTTGCCCTTCTGTAACTCTGTTCTTGCAGCTGCATTTGTGTAACTGTAGAGATTATGTACTACTCTGTCAGTAGTTCCAGACTCCACAAAGATAAAAGGTTGTGAGTGAGAGATTATCTAGTAAATCATATATATTGATTGTGTAATTAAGTGAAAATATTTACCCTCTGTATCATAGTGCCACTTGAATCAAATAATACACCATATACTGTTGCATTTGGTCTCTTAGACACTGCATTTGGACCACCTCTTCTAGACTCATTAGTCATCCTTTTTGGACCTCCAGCAACATTAGTTGATTGTTGTGTGCTTGGACCAGTGATTGGATGAGTGAAGGTGCCACTTTCCatagttgaagttgttgttgctgttgatgCACTTCCCCTAGTTCCTGTTGTTGCTGTTGATGCACTTTCACTAGTTTCAGCCCTTCCACCTAATGCTGTTGATGAAACAGTTTCACCTCCAACTGAACTAATTCTTGCCATTCCCTCTTGGTTTCTCTGTATACATATAACAAAACAAACACTAGTCATTGAATTCATCTGATAATGACTACAAAGAACATTAATACTTACTGCTGATGGACATCCTTTCTTGTTATGTCCAAGAGTCTTGCACCTTTCAAGAATATGCCATGGACAACCTTTCTTTGTGCAGTTTGCCCTACCCTTTTCCCTCTCATTAGGTTTCAATTTAAGGTTCACACCTTTTTTAATAGAATAGGTCTGCAATGCCTCCCTAAACTGTACAATATTCTCAAATATCAttcacagttcaaataatatttttttgcaaCTTATGTCAAAGTAGACCTTCTTACTTGGATTCCTAGCTGGTGCATCCCTTACTTCATCAGTGCCAACACGTTCTCTTTCATCATCACTACACTCACTACCTGGATCTGAGCTATCAAAATACTGGTCATCCCATCCTAGTTTCCCTTCATATTTTTCCCTTTTGTTCTTATTCATATCTTCAAAATCAGAATCTATACCAACTGGACCAGATGGTATCTCATTTATATTTACTTGGGCATCCTTCTTTTTGTTGAGTTTAGACTGTATAATTTCAGTTAAGTCATCTTCCAAATCACTACACTCTTCAATGTTCTCATCTATCTCAAACAGTGAGTCAGACCCTTCAGAATCATCAAAGTCCTCATTAAAATCAGATTCTTATGTTTGAAGGTGATATGATGAGAAGTAATTACCTTCACCTTCATCTGATTCTTCTATCTCTCCATTTATATCTGCCCATTTACCCTTATCTTTGTCATTTTCAGTCCTATTTATATcattgttgggaggtgacacaTCAGCCCTAACATTTAACCCACTGTCATGCCCATGTGTTTGTATAGTGGGGTCTAGTTTAGTTATGTCCTCAACAAGAATAAGATCACTAATTTTATGGACAATACAAACATCAACAAAGTCACTACCTTTCAATGTATTAAGAAACTTTAACACATCAGTATCTGTTTTTAAAATGTAATAACCACCTATTTTGTTAACTTTGCATCCAAACAAATCAGCTTCTAAAAATTCTAAGTCCCTAGCAAACTTGTGAAACAACATAATATGCAGGTCATCAACATCAACTGTAGCTAATTGAGGACAAGGTAGTCCATTTGCATACCTTAGGTCAGGGTCTGATACAAAATTACCATTGTGGTGAATTTGTAGGTTAACTAGGCTTGAAGCCATTTTCTCCTCATACTTGCAAAGTAACAAAAAAACAGTGTTATCAATGACTATTTGTTATCAAAAGTTGTACCTTTACACAACTCCATAAACAAACCAATAAAAAGACAGATTTTTTAAGTAAAAAAGCTTCCAAGATTCCTTTTT
Proteins encoded in this window:
- the LOC107823584 gene encoding anthocyanidin 3-O-glucosyltransferase 5-like; the encoded protein is MDRSQLHIAILSSPGMGHLIPVLVLGNRLAAHYNIKITILAITTSSSSAETEFLKKSTLTNEKKTIEIIPIPSVDISHLINSSTKVFTQLRLMVREALPKIHSTIASMTHRPDALIVDIFCTQILPIAEEFKISKYAYHPTTAWTLALAIYCQVFDKEVEGEYVDLKDPLKIPGCKALRPDDVVDPLLDRSDQQYEEYVKLGMEYAAFDGILINTWEDLEPETIKALRNNEKLRSVLKMPVFPIFPVGPLRRTVETTERDEVIQWLDKQNHGSVLYVSFGSGGTLSTQQMTELALGLELSQQKFVWVVRPPFDGDADSAYMNSTGKETRGMSGYLPEGFLTRTNGMGLVVSMWAKQVEILGHSSVGGFLTHCGWNSTVESLTNGVPMIAWPLYAEQKMNASMLTEELGVAIRPAVLPTKVVKREEIEGMVRMLMHTKEGKTIREKAKKLKMSAENALSDGGSSYNSICELVKDIRSRLSVISL